Proteins encoded by one window of Kribbella flavida DSM 17836:
- the cysC gene encoding adenylyl-sulfate kinase, with translation MVADLRLVGCGVRVPFAVLGDDVAGEPPVAGRVRIPASADEIGRAVTAGALTIADAESTPVATLVDLTVAEPTAEGPGWIEGRLLILGRADAGPVAPQRAARVVVVPRRPLSSADLREIVALGIDDVVLVLPNAAATPDGVPATTLQECLDRAAPGNFTRVALPISWRGNTSDEALTTAVATTLDATHLLPLRPASSRPTGQLVGYPPEYQRVDPQVGGFSPQLGVGVGVGDGDARWVEVLEKVRGATDAAAVVEDPVLAGVLPVLTRWRPPRRERGLVVFFTGLSGSGKSTLAKGLAEQLAGAGRSVTLLDGDVVRRMLSSGLGFDRAGRDLNVRRIGFVAAEVARHGGVAVCAPIAPYAESRAAVRAMVEAVGDLVLVHVATPLAECERRDTKGLYRKARAGVVTQFTGISDPYDEPLDAELRVDTAGVSPAESLAAITEYLVTGGWIPAPPPADPTTGARTPASADPTIGARTPASADPVTGG, from the coding sequence CGCGGACGAGATCGGCCGCGCCGTGACCGCCGGCGCGCTGACGATCGCCGACGCCGAGTCCACCCCGGTCGCGACGCTCGTGGACCTGACCGTCGCCGAGCCGACGGCCGAAGGACCAGGATGGATCGAGGGGCGCCTGCTCATCCTCGGCCGAGCCGACGCCGGCCCTGTCGCACCACAGCGCGCGGCCCGGGTGGTTGTCGTCCCGCGGCGGCCGCTCAGTTCGGCCGACCTGCGGGAGATCGTCGCGCTCGGCATCGACGACGTCGTGCTGGTCCTGCCGAACGCCGCCGCGACCCCTGACGGCGTACCGGCGACGACGCTGCAGGAATGCCTCGATCGCGCAGCCCCCGGCAACTTCACTCGCGTCGCCCTGCCGATCAGCTGGCGCGGGAACACCTCGGACGAGGCCCTCACCACCGCCGTCGCCACCACCCTCGATGCCACCCACCTCCTCCCCCTCCGCCCCGCCTCCTCCCGCCCAACCGGCCAACTTGTGGGTTATCCCCCGGAATACCAGCGGGTGGACCCACAAGTTGGCGGGTTCTCCCCTCAGCTGGGGGTAGGGGTGGGGGTGGGGGACGGGGATGCGCGGTGGGTGGAGGTGTTGGAGAAGGTGCGGGGGGCAACTGATGCGGCTGCGGTGGTTGAGGACCCGGTGCTGGCCGGGGTGCTGCCGGTGTTGACTCGGTGGCGGCCGCCGCGGCGGGAGCGAGGGCTGGTGGTGTTCTTCACCGGGTTGTCCGGGTCGGGCAAGTCGACGCTTGCGAAGGGGCTCGCGGAGCAGCTGGCCGGTGCCGGGCGGAGCGTGACGCTGCTCGACGGGGATGTCGTCCGGCGGATGCTGTCGTCGGGGCTCGGGTTCGACCGGGCCGGCCGCGATCTCAACGTCCGCCGGATCGGCTTCGTCGCGGCCGAGGTGGCGCGGCACGGCGGGGTCGCCGTCTGCGCACCGATCGCGCCGTACGCCGAGAGCCGGGCCGCTGTCCGGGCGATGGTCGAGGCGGTCGGGGATCTGGTGCTCGTGCACGTGGCGACCCCGCTGGCCGAGTGCGAGCGGCGCGACACCAAGGGCCTGTACCGCAAGGCGCGGGCGGGCGTGGTCACCCAGTTCACCGGCATCAGCGACCCGTACGACGAACCGCTGGACGCCGAGCTGCGGGTCGACACCGCCGGCGTCTCCCCGGCCGAGTCCCTGGCCGCGATCACCGAGTACCTCGTCACCGGCGGCTGGATCCCCGCACCACCACCGGCCGATCCCACCACCGGCGCCCGGACTCCCGCATCGGCCGATCCCACCATCGGCGCCCGGACTCCCGCATCGGCCGATCCCGTGACCGGCGGCTGA
- a CDS encoding CDP-glycerol glycerophosphotransferase family protein, with the protein MSRDTVVFESWRGKYSDSPRAVSERLGELRPDLRRIWVVSGPDVQLPDDVERVVRNTPAYFLRIASARYFLSNDMMPRYPLKTRRTTYVQLWHGTPLKRIGFDVPDAKYAGADVYSRRLAKDVRRWDHLVSPNHFSTGKLQQAFRYSGSVLELGYPRNDVLSGPGADELRAKVRAELGLAPSARAVLYTPTWRDDALTGSAKPNPLAAEAEQVLGRLPDETVLLFRFHHLVAASSPVPRHPRVLDVSDHPDIQALYLAADLMITDYSSTMFDFAVTGRPMVFYTYDLADYRDQLRGFYFDLEAEAPGPLVTTAEELIAALADEDGLRRRYAPAYDAFRQRYNHLDDGRATDRLIERVFQPAGRSDRR; encoded by the coding sequence ATGAGCCGCGACACGGTGGTCTTCGAAAGCTGGCGGGGCAAGTACTCCGACAGCCCGCGTGCGGTGTCCGAACGGCTCGGCGAGCTGCGGCCGGACCTGCGCCGGATCTGGGTCGTGTCCGGCCCGGACGTGCAGCTGCCCGACGACGTCGAGCGGGTGGTCCGCAACACCCCGGCCTACTTCCTGCGGATCGCCTCCGCGCGGTACTTCCTGTCCAACGACATGATGCCGCGGTACCCGCTGAAGACCCGCCGGACGACGTACGTGCAGCTGTGGCACGGTACGCCGCTCAAGCGGATCGGCTTCGACGTGCCCGACGCCAAGTACGCCGGGGCGGACGTCTACTCGCGCCGGCTGGCCAAGGACGTTCGTCGGTGGGACCACCTGGTCTCGCCGAACCACTTCTCCACCGGCAAGCTCCAGCAGGCGTTCCGCTACTCGGGCTCGGTGCTGGAGCTCGGCTATCCCCGCAACGACGTGCTGTCCGGACCGGGCGCGGACGAGCTGCGCGCGAAGGTGCGGGCGGAGCTCGGCCTGGCCCCGTCGGCGCGGGCCGTGCTCTACACGCCGACCTGGCGCGACGACGCGCTGACCGGCTCCGCCAAGCCGAACCCGCTGGCCGCCGAGGCGGAGCAGGTGCTCGGCCGGCTGCCGGACGAGACCGTGCTGCTGTTCCGGTTCCACCACCTGGTCGCGGCGTCCTCGCCGGTGCCGCGGCACCCGCGGGTGCTCGACGTCAGCGACCACCCGGACATCCAGGCGCTGTACCTGGCTGCGGATCTGATGATCACCGACTACTCCTCGACGATGTTCGACTTCGCCGTCACCGGGCGGCCGATGGTCTTCTACACCTACGACCTGGCCGACTACCGCGACCAGCTGCGCGGCTTCTACTTCGACCTGGAGGCGGAGGCGCCCGGTCCGCTGGTGACCACCGCGGAGGAGCTCATCGCCGCGCTGGCCGACGAGGACGGGCTGCGCCGCCGGTACGCGCCGGCGTACGACGCGTTCCGGCAGCGCTACAACCACCTGGACGACGGCCGGGCCACGGACCGGCTGATCGAGCGGGTCTTTCAGCCGGCCGGCCGGTCGGACCGCAGGTAG
- a CDS encoding sulfite exporter TauE/SafE family protein: protein MDFALAAAAFGVGVVVGLTGMGGGALMTPVLVLFFGVPPLTAVSSDLVASAVMKPVGAAVHLRRGTVHLKLVGWLCVGSIPAAFAGVLIARSLGDGENVQQFIQRALGVALLVAATGLTVRAYLRLVERARKRDGLLPPLPQGRPRVTARPLPTVLVGVIGGIVVGMTSVGSGSLVIIALMALYPGLKASELVGTDLLQAVPLVASAALGHLLFGDFQFDLTAAMLVGCVPGVWIGARISSRAPGGLIRRALAFVLLASALKLLGVPNLETGVALVATALVAPPLWMLIRRRHGFPLLARRSPPGEPPDEAADEVREQAGGNAR from the coding sequence ATGGACTTCGCGCTCGCTGCCGCCGCCTTCGGGGTGGGAGTGGTGGTCGGGCTGACGGGGATGGGCGGCGGTGCGCTGATGACGCCCGTGCTGGTGCTGTTCTTCGGCGTACCGCCGTTGACCGCGGTCTCCAGCGACCTGGTCGCCAGTGCGGTGATGAAGCCGGTCGGCGCGGCCGTTCACCTGCGTCGCGGCACTGTCCACCTCAAGCTGGTCGGCTGGTTGTGCGTCGGCTCGATCCCCGCGGCGTTCGCCGGCGTGCTGATCGCCCGGTCGCTCGGCGACGGCGAGAACGTGCAGCAGTTCATCCAGCGTGCGCTCGGCGTCGCGCTGCTGGTCGCCGCGACCGGACTCACCGTGCGCGCCTACCTCCGGCTGGTCGAGCGCGCCCGCAAACGCGACGGTCTGCTGCCGCCCCTGCCCCAGGGCCGGCCGCGGGTCACCGCCCGCCCGCTGCCGACCGTGCTGGTCGGCGTGATCGGCGGAATCGTCGTCGGCATGACCTCGGTGGGCTCCGGCTCGCTGGTCATCATCGCGCTGATGGCGTTGTACCCCGGGCTGAAGGCGAGCGAGCTGGTCGGCACCGACCTGCTCCAGGCCGTACCGCTGGTGGCGTCGGCCGCGCTCGGGCACCTGCTGTTCGGCGACTTCCAGTTCGACCTGACCGCGGCCATGCTGGTCGGCTGCGTCCCGGGCGTCTGGATCGGCGCGCGGATCTCGTCGCGTGCCCCCGGCGGGCTGATCCGCCGGGCGCTGGCGTTCGTGCTGCTGGCCTCGGCGCTCAAGCTGCTCGGTGTACCGAACCTGGAGACCGGGGTGGCCCTGGTCGCCACGGCCCTGGTCGCTCCCCCGCTGTGGATGCTGATCCGCCGCCGGCACGGCTTTCCCTTGCTGGCCAGGCGGTCGCCGCCCGGCGAACCACCCGACGAAGCAGCGGACGAGGTCCGCGAACAAGCAGGAGGAAATGCCCGATGA